Below is a window of Chryseobacterium arthrosphaerae DNA.
GATCAGCGGTATCATGGGGCCTGATGTAGCCAAAAGTATTGAAGGAATGCTGGCAGGTGCACTGATTGACAAAGAAAATATTTTTATGAAGGCCGTGGGAGTAGGAGCATTGGTTTTTGGTTCCACTACGCTCTTCTTTCAGCTGCAGCATTCGTTGAATTCGCTCTGGGATGTAGAAGCTGCTCCCAAAAAAGCTTTGGTCAAATTTTTATTAGACAGGGCCAATTCCCTTGGGATGATTCTCATTTTGGGTTTCTTACTGATGATCACGATGGTTTTATCTTCCCTTATCAGTCTTTTTAATAAGATTATTACCCAGTATTTTGGATTTGAAACATATATGCTTGTTGAGTTGGTCAATTTCTCCATCGGATTCGGGCTTGTCATGCTTTTATTTGCTATGATGTTTAAAGTGTTGCCTGATATACAGATTACCTGGAAGTCTGTTTGGCGGGGCGCCTTTTTAACAACGGTGTTATTTACCCTGGGAAAATTCTTACTAAGCCTTTATTTCAACCAGGTAAAACCTACTTCAGCATTCGGGGCAGCCGGAACAGTGATTCTGATTATGATGTGGATCAATTATT
It encodes the following:
- a CDS encoding YihY/virulence factor BrkB family protein; translated protein: MIHNAKFFWEVLKDTFTEWNSSSASKDSASLAYYAIFSIPGLLIIIIWVLGNFFGEEAIRGQISTQISGIMGPDVAKSIEGMLAGALIDKENIFMKAVGVGALVFGSTTLFFQLQHSLNSLWDVEAAPKKALVKFLLDRANSLGMILILGFLLMITMVLSSLISLFNKIITQYFGFETYMLVELVNFSIGFGLVMLLFAMMFKVLPDIQITWKSVWRGAFLTTVLFTLGKFLLSLYFNQVKPTSAFGAAGTVILIMMWINYSCMLIFFGAKFTKVYTYKKGYEVTLSKHARWTPAKLYADSLKQMAGKKENETQEIPDSKQL